The nucleotide window TCCGTCCACGATGGAGAGCGACCAAGTAGACCTATTGGACCAAGTGGAACAAGTAGACCAAGTGGACCAAGTGGACCAAGTGGACCAAGTGGACCAAGTGGACCAAGTGGACCAAGTCGAACATGTGGACCAAGTGGACCCAGTTGACTTCTCCTCCTCATCCGAGCTGTCCTCGCCGGTGCAGGCGCAAGTAGAGGATTCTTCTCCGAACGAGGACCTCAAGAAGTTGCTTCACTTTAAAGTGTACAAGAGGAGGTGGCTGGTCCTCCTGGTGCTGTGCCTGCTCAACTGCTCCAATGCCACGGTGAGCTCTTTATCAGCCACGGCTCTGATGAGATAATAATACCTTGCAAAaacgactttttttttccacagttaATGCTCAACCTTATCGAATGACCCTGATACGTTTTGGGGACGAATGCGTTCCGTTGACAATAGcgttttaatgtcaataaagTTGTATTGCGTGGTACGGCaaagtctttgttttttttcaagacttGCAATTATTTTGCTTGTATTAGGTAACAGTGATTtgggttagatttttttttaggagtttttttgaaaaaaaatgtatttcctgtTTTATGATATCACATGACCTTCAGTCTCGTGATGGAACCTGCGGGACCGGTTTTCGGATCGTGAGAGATTGTGTCGTTCTTTGTTTTCAATGAAACAATCAAGGAAATCAAGGCACACACTTGttggatagtttttttctttttttgcaaattacTTTATTATATATTTCCAATGGCTACATTCATTTccaatgcaaaaaagacctgaaaTCAATAGGAAAAGGATTTAAGTTAGCATTCCCAAAATGTACAGCAAATGAAAACAGGTtaacaaaatcaacaggattGGACCTGTAACTACTTTAAAATTAACATTGAAATTTCCCCAAATGAGCTCATTTACTATTATTGTTAATGGCAGACATGgaggactggcagtgaatgttattttaaaacaaataaactgGAAAACAACGAAAAATCGCAAATTGGGGGGGAATGAACCATCATTCACCTTTTGCATTCATGTTCCGCAGCTATGGCTAACCTTTGCACCAGTGGCGGACCAGTCTGCCCAGTACCTGAAGGTCACTTTGGCAGACATTAACTGGTTGTCTCTGGTCTACATGGTGGTGTCCATTCCGCTCAGCTTCGGCACCACCTGGATGCTGGACACGCTCGGACTGCGCTTCACGGTAACGTTTTCCGATAGTATCGTAATGAGCGCCATCTTACTCTTACTGTTGCTGACAGTGATTTTGCTCGTCCTCAGCTCATCCTGGGCTCCTGGTTAAACATGTTCGGCGCCGTCATGCGCATCATGGGAAGTCCGCCCCAATTCTTCTACGTCCCTTATGAGATGGTGATGACGGGCCAGGTGCTGGCGGCGTTGGCGCAGCCGCTTATCATCTTCACGCCCACCAAGATGGCAGCGCTGTGGTTTCCGGACCACCAGAGGGCCACCGCTAACATGTTGGCGTCCATGGGTGAGCTTTTAGCAGCCACCGCTGGCCACCTCCCGATACGATACGAGAGTCACGATAATGATTGTCTGGCAATGCGCAGGTCAGGAAATCAATCTACGATACCCTACGATTAGCGCATTAGCAACATGTCCTTTTTGACATGTAGTTACGGTAAGACAAGGGTGTcggacttgggttggttcgcgggccgcattaacgtcaactcgattttatgtgggccggataaattttagatataatattttgattttttttttttataaatggattaaaagaactgaattaaaagccctgaatattcaggttttttatagatctaaaacaatgtttattttagcttttttatatatttttagattttacaaaatgatttttgaactaaaacacagaaaaaagggattaaaaaattacaattattgatttaaaagggggaaaatcaggaaatttaatatacatctatactcttcattttaatttgatcctaaaacagaaagtcggcactcatgatttactttctcgggccgcacaaaatgatgcggcgggccagatttggcccccgggccgccactttgactcgTGCGTGTAAGAGATGCTATTTTTAGCAGCCGGGCCGGCCGGTGTCTTCCGATTGCAAATTCTTTGAATTCTTTCAGGTAGACAGAAGAAGGTACACGTTTGAAAACAAGAtgagcctaataattaatagggcattaagtatgactaaatagtaattcacagtttgtatttagggaatttgagcaacgatttaaatggtaattatcaataaccttccgggcgaccaaaagaccggcgaccaatcgaccgtgtagcCCGTAACCCGGGGGTCCACTGGATAAGAAATATGTCTTCATGAGTTaaactagatgtccaatcataaATGAGCGTGGTATTTGCCTCCGCAGCCAACCCGCTGGGACTTCTGGTGGCCAACGTGGTGTCACCGGCGATTGCGGACCACCCCAGTAGAATCCCCTACCTGGTAAGTTACATGCACTGATGTAAACACGGGACAACCCTCGACGGAGCTCCCGTCCGTCTCCAGATGTTAGCCTACGCCGTTCCGTCTTGCTTCATCTGTTTCCTGGCGACGGTGAGCATCCGCAGCAGCGCCCCGCCGACGCCACCATCGGCCAGCGCGGAATTTTCCAACTCGGAATCTTTCGTCGAGGGCGTCAAACTGGTAAGGACGGGTCCCGTTGACGTTTCCGGCGGGTCTGCGTGGAGCAAAACCTGAATTGTTATGCTTTTGGGCCACGCAGTTGCTGAAGAACCGAGCGTATATGTTGCTGCTGCTGTGCTTCGGCTCCGGCGTGGGCATCTTCACGTGCTTCTCCACGCTGCTGGACCAGATCCTCTGCGTGCAGGGATACACTAACGTGAGTCGGAATGTTCTCTTGGCAGAAACGCTCGGCCGTCGGTGGGCATTTAGAgacataaatgacatttttccggactacagtggtacctcgtgatacaacttGTGCTTgtcatacgacatgctcgtgttacgacgaaaatttcgatcggataattcgcgCGCGATACAATTaacatttcgagatgcgacgaagccaggaggtcatgacatgagaggctgtttatcattttttgGCCGCATCTCTTACGTGTAtgactactatatctacgaagactgaacgatttattcagacgagtttcgaccaggaaacgcacaatgcgcatgcgcgggcaaaaagagggctttctgggtaatgaagtatactcatgcacacaacaccaatagaataaaacttcattacccacattCAATACgtggtaagctcagctattgcatttcctgttattctttctaaggaaagaaggtccagcgatcgttctttaaagactatttctcgttggcaagtggtcgtgcgttatcctattgtgaggacatttgtgtgcatcattttcggaatattttgaaggcaacacaacagcaaacagtccatcgatagcgaacgtggtggtggaggcgtggcaaaccgctaacccggaaaacgaaggtaacaaaagattaagacaaaactagaattcagttttgtgtaaagttacattaaacgcatgtttgagtgtctgtatatatttatccaagttaatttaaatttgtttgttcgtttacgagtgcgttgttgccgtggataaagtccccccaaacagcccccacctccacctccgtgtaatgcgtctaattttacatctattaaacacattttattactattagccactcgttatttattactttgtgaatatatggcgaattagaagaaatgaagaaaaaaaatccaatccaatatcctgtttttggtgttttttcagagggttggaacgaattaatttgttttccattcatttcaatgggaaacgttcgctcgagttacgaaaagctcgacatacgatctcagtctcggaacggattacgatcgtatgtcgaagtaccactgtatgagTTCCACCAGATAAAAGGTGCCCAgcgaagagggggaaaaaaatgaagacaaactCACTTTACTTACTTGCAGGACTTTGCGGGCCTCTGCGGCGCCCTCTTCATCGTCTTCGGCATCGTGGGCGCCGCCTTCCTGGGGCTCTACGTGGACAAGAGCAAACGCTTCATAGAGTCCATCAAGATCAACATGTCCCTCTCCACCTTGGCGGGCATCGCGTTCTCCGTGGTAAGTCCGCCGCTTTCCGTCTCGCGCTCCGGAGCGGCTCAGACGTTCCTCCATTCGGGCCCAGGTGTGCCTGATGCAGCGACAGAACGTCGCCGTGGCCGTGGCGTGCTCGCTCTTCGGCTTCTTCGGCTTTTCTACTTACCCCGTGGCCATGGAGCTTTCCGTGGAATGTTCCTATCCGGTGGGAGAAGCTTCCACGGCGGGGCTGATCTTCATCTCGGGGTACGAAATTCCATCGCCGGCGCCTCGGCTCTTCTCCCGAGCTGAGGGGTTCTGCTGGGTTTCTTCCGTCTTTGCAGACAAATCTTTTCCATCGGCTACACCGGCCTCCTCCAGTATTTGGCCACGCCCCTCGCCGATTCGCCGCGCTCGACGTGCGGCGTCGTGTCTCAGAGCTGGAAAGGTAACGTATCCAAGACTTTTTCGGCTGGGCCCCCGACCCGTATCAATTCCGGATTTTCGGGGACCCGTGTTATTTGAATCATATTCACACTTTTTATATTGTACACAAAGCGCAcgtgtcttatttttttaatgttttaatcctGTAGTATCCATGATGGTGCTGGCAGGATTCTCCACCTTCTTCACCGTCCTCTTCGTCGTCTTCTTTCACACACGCTACAAGCGGCTAGAAGCTGAAAAGGACCCCACCTACGGGCACAAGCGGGACCACGGATCCGTCCCCCCTGCCCCGCTCAGCGTAGACACATGACCGCTAAGTAgcatcattttaattttctttttaataagtgACCAACGTGTACGATAATTTTACcttatgtatttttataaaaGATGTCAACATTACATTTgtacataaatattttaaaaacttaTCAGGCGTGTTCAGCTGACTAGACGTCATCGCCTATGATCAAAGGTTCagattaaattacaaaaaaagaaaatgtaattcATAATTCAGTATTGCTAAATAATCCTCTCATCAGATAGATAAGCAAAGAATCAATGGTCAAAGACAAGAAATTCATGAAAGCCAAATGATGCACtggtatatttaaaataattcaaatccCAATTAACAAAGCTCAcgcaaaaattgaaaacaaattattcTATTAAATCTTACCCCTTCATTTTACAAGCCATCAAGAAAGTCAATACAAATGTACTTTAAAGGACTTGGGACTTTTAATCCTATTTCATTTGCACatgaaacaaatatatatatataaaaaaagaaaatataattttctATATGGGCTTGCACTACcagcgtttaaaaaaaacaaaaacaaaaaaaaaaaaacatgttttttttcctatggaTGGGGGATGATTCTTGATGCAAGAGCCGGAAAATTCCACGTGCAGGTTTTCAAAACTTGAGGGCGCAAAACTGCTGGTAGACGGCCAGGATGTGGTGGTCCAGCTCGGCCGTGAACAGCAGGTTCTCCAGCGTGCCCATGTACTGCTGGATGGTGGCGTGGTGCTGAGGAGGAGAAAGTGCGCCGGTCACGTGAGCACTTTATTCAGACTGCCCGTGTTGGCGTTGACGGCGTTACCATGCGAAAGATCTCCTGCAGCCTCTCCACGCAGTTCTTATACCACGGCGTGCTGACGTCGACGCTGCCCGTCTCGCATCGAACCAGGTGCTCCGTCAACAGCATGATGAAACGCTGAAGGACGTTGAATTACGTGTTAGACATTAGGATTAGCGCACTAAAAAAGGGTGACGAGATAAGAAAAGAAAGGCTTGCCCACCTGGAATATGACAAGGAAGAGGTTCTTCTGCTCACTCTGGGCCGCCTCCACCTTTTCCTGCAGCCTCTCGATCTGCTCCTCCAGCTGACCCTCCTCGTCCTCGCTGTTCTTCTCCATGTCCTCTTCGTCCCCGCTGTCCTTCGGCTGTGCGGCGCGCAAAAAGACGGAGAGCCGAGCGGTGTTGGAATTTGGAACGAAAGACGGGCCGGACGGGTCTTCCGTCGGACGGGCTACCTTCTTGTTTTGCTGCTTGTCCAGCTTGTCTTTGGCCTCCTCCAGCTCCTTCTGGATCTTCTGGACGTGTTTGTTCATCTTTCTGATGGTCGAGTGCAGAATCTCCCAAATGTAAAGTCTGAGCGAGGAGAGAAGAAACGTCAAAGCGGAAAGCCCAGGAGGAAGTGGAGCGGGGCGAACCGAGAACCTGGTGAACTCGTGAGCCATGTCCTGAGAGAAGAGCCAATTGGCCACGGCGGCGCAGTCCACGATCTGGGTGCGGATCATCTTGTCCACCAGCACGGCGATCATCTGGACAATCGGAGGAGGGCCCGGTCGGTGGGCGGGCGGAGAACGGAAAACCCGGACGACGAGGCGTCTCCTACCTGCGGGTGGTTCTTCCACACCTGATAGACCACCTTCAAAATGTGCAGTTTACCCTCGTCACTCTCCGTCAGGTTCTTGAGGATTTCGTGAAACCTGGAAAAGGCGGTCGGGTTGCGGCTCCTCGCTAGCTTCCTGCCCGTTTGAATCACGGCGGTTCCGAGGTGGACTTACTTGCCGAGGGCGCTGAAGGAGTGGCTGAAGGACTTGGCGGCCAGGTGAAGAAGGGTTTGTAAGAAGACGTCTACCTTCAGCGGATTGAAGCTGTCCCCTTCGTCTGCCGGGAGAGGAAAGGGCATTTCAAATTGCCACGAATCGAGCAATCGGACGGAAGCAGTTGTCAGCAGGGGAGGCCCCGATCGAGTAATCGGAAATCAGAGAGAcgtagcaacaacaaaaatatgcgATCGAGACTTCAACTAACCTTCGTCATCATCTTGGTTGGGGTTGGGCACGTCTTTGAGGATGGTGAGGATCTCCTCGTTGGAAGCTCTGTTCTTGATGGCGTTGCCGATGGTGATGGAGACAGGGTAGCCCGGCAATGCTGACAAAAGGACAAAATACTTCAAAAGATTGTGCTTTTTATATATCTTAAATTAAGGTTAGTACATTGAATCATTGGGAACACTTTTTAATGCTTGCAAGCTATCATGGGGAAAATGACTTACAAGCGCTTTCCTCGACGTATTTGTAAATGAAGATCGGCTCGGCTGGGATGAGCGCGGCGAAGGTGGGCGGGACCAGTTCCACTATCCTCTGGTGGTAGGACAATCTGCGGAAGGCATACAGGTAGACATTttattgatttctatccaattcAATGCGCTAGATTTACATCGTATCGATAAATTGTCAGCCCCTTAATGACATACCTCATACATTTCTCCAGAACCTCTTTGACAAATTTGGGTTTGGGTTTCTCCAGATCCACCGCCAAACAGTCCGCCCTATGCAAAACAACAAAGGTTGCCGCGGTCCGTCCGAGCTCAGTTTCCAAAGCGACGCTCACCAATCGTCCCAGCTCCAGCGGAACTGGAAGTTGCTCAGGTGGTGGGAAAACCAGTTGATGAGCCTGGAACAAAAAGTGCCAAGCGGGAAAAAAGTTGACGGAAAAATCAAACGTTATTCCCGTCTTTTAGGGACCATCAGTCCCACTTTCTTTCAGTTTGGCCTCGCCTTATAGtggagaaaacaacaacaactttacCGGTCAACGCAGGTGGTGTTCATGGTGTCCAGCCGCATGTAGAGCATCTCTGTAGCTTGAGCCAACTGAGGCAACGAGTTAAAGAAACACTAACATTTTCATTCCAATTTAAGAGATGAATTAGAGCTGAAAATGGCCCACGAATCCAAATCCAGACCAGGATACGACTTGCGGCAACGATCCGGGATGCTGTTTGCACAGTTCGATCAGCAGTGACGTGTACGTCACGTCGATTTGAGGCGGCAAGGGCAGTTGAAACAGTTCTCCAAAAATCACCTGAAGGTAAACAAAACAATCTCATCGTGGACAATTTGATGTTTTCCGGGAGCGTGCCGACAAACGGAGCTTACCTCCACAATGTGATAGTTGAGCGGTATTTTACTTTTGCCGGGGTAGCTGAGTAATTGGGCGGCGCTGCAACATAACACATCTACATGAACACAACAAATATACAGTGGACTtaaggggaaaagaaaaaaaaaagtgtgtgtgcgtTGGGAAACCAAATTTACCAGATCCTGCGTTCTCGCCAGTGTGTCTTAATGATACAGTGGAGATTCTCTTCGATCACGAACCTCTCCACAGAATGACTGCCGGGCATGACTGGACCCTAGTGGCAATATAGGGAAGTACGTAAAAAGCAGTTTCTCATCCGATACGCGGGTTAACGGTAAATTCAGACTGTCAGTCGTTGGGGTGTTGCAATTTTCTACAATGGGGATATATTGAGATATTTTTATAGCTTGGCTATACGACGAGTTAACGTGGTCACCATTCAACACGGCTTACCTCGGGGGCGTCGGTGTAGTCGAACATGCGGAAAACGACGCGGGGCACGGGGTACCGGGCGTCTGGCATGTGTCCCGGCGGCGTGAAAGGGGGCAGGTTGTGCTGCAGGGCCTCGCACAGCACGCTGTCAAAGGCGATGTATGGCCGCAGGATGTGGCGCTCCTGCCAGCGGTCTTTCTTCAGCTTCTGGATCTGCGCCCAAAGGCAGTCCAAGTACTGCAAGAAAGCAGAGTCGGCTGGATAAGCGCTTTCTGGCCCGGGCTCTGTTCAAAATGAGCCGGATTGGCTCACCTCCTCTTGTGGGTGGGGCTTCTCCGCTGTCCAAACCTGAAGCATGGGAAGGTGAGTCTTTACGCGCCTCCTGACAGAAGCAGGTAAAAGATGCAAAttattattcttaaaaaatgagaCATTAGACAGTAAGGAAAAAAGGAACGTGAAGTCCTACTTGAGGTATCCTTCAATCTGACTGAGGAGTCGGTCCATCTCCACATCCTTCTTCTCGTAGAGCTCCTTGCCCACCCACGGCAGGCAGGACAACACCACTAACACGAACCAATCGGATCGGACCTTTGCGCCAAAggtagagagagaaaaaatgcagTTTACAAACAGTCTACAAAGTTCCCACTGGCGGCGTGTTATCTTACCTGAGGTACATCCTCCTCCTGCGTAACACTGATGAAGTTCTCAAACATGGCCACCATGGAAGGAGCTGCAATCACGTGGCAGTTGACCAAGTCGGATAGGAAgcgcacctaaaaaaaaaaacacacttagCGGTCGAAAAGGTCACCCTCGCGGTCACGTGCCGTTCCGCTTTACCAAGTAACAGGCCTCGTTGTAATGGTTGTTCTTCAATGTCTCCTTCAGCTGCCGAATCATGGCCTCCACGAACTCGCCGCCAAAGTTGTAGTTTCTGGCGTTGAGGAGGCCCACCAGCGTGGTGTACACCGTCATCTTCTCAGGGAGGAGGCGAGCCCTGCGAATGCGAGACCCTCAAACGATGACTGTCGCTTAGCAACTAGAGCGCAAGTATGTGAAAAGAGCCGTTCTACTTACACGGCACATAAAATCCGAAGGATTTTGTTCTTGTAATTGGGAAGGTCTGCTTCCAACACGCCGGCGAGACCCTCTAAGTTGCTTTCCAAGGACGACTTGCTCTGAGCACACAAACATTAGCGCTTTTATTCGTCTTATACCAGGCTTTTGGAGTCCTCTCCAAAATAAAAAGAGCTCAAAACACAACTGTACAATAGAAGTTAAATTGCATGTGCAAGTTACCTTTTCTCCTACGTTGCATATGAGAGACTCCAAACTGTCTTCGATCTCCGTTGGCTCAGTGGTTCTCCTCCTCTTGTGATCCTGACCTCCTGTTGGTTTTGCAGAGAGGCAtccggggcaaaaaaaaaaaagaattccatTCATTAAAACCATTACGGCTCCAAATATTGAACATCGACATCCTGAATTACAATAAATCAGATTCGATCATAAAGAATCTAAATCGGTCGAGCCATAATTCCGACTTTGAGCGTTTGTTTAAAATACAAATGGATAAATAAACCACTATTCACCACCTTGTCACTAACTCAGAAGCTAAAAACAATgctaactagctagctactTTACATGGCGGCGGTTTTACTATGCGAACAAATTAGAGGATCGGAACACAATCAAACGTCAGTACACTTTCAGGATTTCTCGAAAATGGCCCCTCAGTGATTATGAATAAATACGATGAAAGGGAATGCAGAATAACAAAGAACATTGGTCGATTGGCCAATATCGACTAGGTGCAATTAATTCGACTCAACGTGGGGTTCGTAAAAGTCGATCTTACCATCATAGGAGTCGCTGTGTCGTCTTCTGGACATGTTTTAATCTATTTCGCCGTGAATACTGCGCAGAAAAAAGTCACCAAGATACACTAAAAAAAACTGCGCCTTTTAGCCTACTATTCGGCTCGGTGGTGAGCGAATAAACGCAACGAACAGCCTAGCTTAGCCAGCCCATTCAAGTGAGGCACACATCCGGTAGCAAGCGGAAATGCAACCAAATGTTCTGCTCGGCctgtcatttcaaaatgttggCCATTGATATCACATATATGACACTAGATGTCGGATAAGCGCTATGAACAAACGAGGTGAGCCGCTGTCGCACATTGGCCATTTTGCGTTTCCTATTCGCAAAACATACATGTACTTTGAAATAGTTAAATATTTCTCAGGTTTCAACCAGTTTTACAACGACTTGTTTGTTTAAAATGGCACAGCAACATTTGGTTTGGTtacataaaaatctaaatatttaaaatacccACACCCCAAACACATACACCGCAATAGTGCAACCGCTTAATCCGTCCGGTTCCCCATTCGAagcattttggggggattacTGCGGCAAGAAATAAACATGGCTTCAATATGCTCAGAGTTTCAGGattgtgaaaaagaaaaatccacttCGACTGGTTATCGATTTAAGGAGGAGAAACAGCTGTGTGCACCTCTCAGACGACTCTACAACCTCAACAAAAGGAAGGTACAACGTGTACATTTAGACTGAAGTCACTTTACTCGCAGTAGATATTTATACTTATTTTTGCTGGATTAACACTGGATAAGAGTGTGAAGTGAACTTCAATTTGAAGAAAGTGCAGATGTACTCTCATAAATATTTTCCAGTAATAACTGAAGGTAAATTTCACAAAACTATGATATCCAAAGAACAATAGCCCATCAGACAACATTCGCTACTTTCCTGCAAGCCATATATTTACCGCCATCTAGTGGTGGATgagttgtaatgaaaaaaaaatgaacgaacaatgtttttttttatgcacaGTCGCAATATTTCAGCGCAACCTTTCTGTCAATTAGTACAGCAACAGTGTATTAATGCAACACTGCAAATAAATACAACGGTgcacgtccaatacattttgactgatCCCATATTGTCAAACCCCATTAACAAGAGAACCGATCTTTTTAGGCATTCGCTGCCTTTGTGTCATCCAAGCGGGAAGCAGGTCCCGAAGCAGGGTCGAGTCAATATTGGCGCTGCTGTGGATTTACCTTCACAGAGCACGCCACGGTACATCGGCACGTCGCCAGGACGCACGCCGGCGAAATCCAGCGGCTGGCTTGGGCCCATTACGAGCTTACGCTTAGCCGAGAGGAAGAAGATGACGCCCAACCCGGCGAAGAAAGCTCGTCTGAGAACTTCTCTGCATGGATGCCAGATATTAGTCATATCCCCGAGGAGCAGCTTGAGAAGTATGTATTGTACATCATTTTTAAGCAAAACTTGTCATAGGTTTTGGTGTTGCACTGATAATGATGTCATTGGTGTAGGAGAGTAACTAAGTATTGTTTTTCCATCCAGTGGACCTGGAAAAGTTCTGCTGTACTACAAGTACTGCCACGTGGAGGACCCGCACATCATCTGCGCTTGGCAGACAGCTTTGTGCCAGCGTCTCCGCCTAACCGGCAAGGTCCGCAATCGTCGGGGAAGTGACGtgacttgactttttttgccAGACGTGATGAATGTAGTATTATCTTCAGGTAAGATTATCCAGTGAGGGCATCAACGGAACAGTAGGCGGTACCCGCGTCGCCACTGAGGTCTACGTGGATGCCATGTGCTCGCATCCGCATTTCCACATGGTTAAAGAGGATTTTAAGGTCTGGTGTTCtgccaaaaaatgacattcaaaCCCAGATGGCAGGGAATGATGACATTTCAGTGCTATTGTTTGCACGGGTTAAGACAAGCGACGGCGGTCCTCGGTGTTTTCCCGAGCTGAAGGTGGGGGTCTTCAAGGAAATCGTCCCAATGGGATTGGACCCTGAGGTTCTCTCCTATCGACTCGCAGGTAACTATGATCTGATGATAACTTGGCATGACATGTTTTGCTggtttagttttagtttttttttctggtcagGAGCTCACCTGGAGCCAGAAGAATTTCACAAAGAAGTGGAAACCCTGCTGGCCGAGGGAGATGAGCACAGTGACACCGTCCTGCTGGACTGCCGTAACTTTTACGAAAGTAAAATCGTACGTGATGACATCCCGCTTGTTTATGGAGGAGGTCAAGTGCGGGATTTCATACACTCTTCATCCCATCCAATCAGGGTCAGTTCTCGGGATGTCTGGCCCCAGACATCCGCAAGTTCAGCTACTTTCCAGACTACGTGGACAAGAACCTGGAGCTCTTCCGTGACAAGAAGGTTCTCATGTACTGCACTGGAGGCATCCGCTGTGAGAGAGGATCCGCTTACCTTTGCTCCAAAGTAAGCAGTTCACATTTAGCTGAAAGAAAagcattgttgaaaaaaaaacaattgtcaaTCATTTATTTGATGTCATCAATTGCAAATACTTAAGGCACACTAATCGATGGAGTTCattgtaaaattgtaaaatgcataGTACGCAATTAGTCCAATTTCACCCTGTCTTCCTCCCTTGCTTGCAGAACGTGTGCAAAGAAGTTTACCAGCTAAAAGGTGGAATCCACAAGTACCTGGAACGCTTCCCGGACGGCTTCTACCGCGGGAAACTCTTTGTTTTTGACGAACGCTACGCCATCTCCACCAATGACGATGTCATCG belongs to Stigmatopora argus isolate UIUO_Sarg chromosome 9, RoL_Sarg_1.0, whole genome shotgun sequence and includes:
- the ncbp1 gene encoding nuclear cap-binding protein subunit 1 codes for the protein MSRRRHSDSYDGGQDHKRRRTTEPTEIEDSLESLICNVGEKSKSSLESNLEGLAGVLEADLPNYKNKILRILCAVARLLPEKMTVYTTLVGLLNARNYNFGGEFVEAMIRQLKETLKNNHYNEACYLVRFLSDLVNCHVIAAPSMVAMFENFISVTQEEDVPQVRSDWFVLVVLSCLPWVGKELYEKKDVEMDRLLSQIEGYLKRRVKTHLPMLQVWTAEKPHPQEEYLDCLWAQIQKLKKDRWQERHILRPYIAFDSVLCEALQHNLPPFTPPGHMPDARYPVPRVVFRMFDYTDAPEGPVMPGSHSVERFVIEENLHCIIKTHWRERRICAAQLLSYPGKSKIPLNYHIVEVIFGELFQLPLPPQIDVTYTSLLIELCKQHPGSLPQVLAQATEMLYMRLDTMNTTCVDRLINWFSHHLSNFQFRWSWDDWADCLAVDLEKPKPKFVKEVLEKCMRLSYHQRIVELVPPTFAALIPAEPIFIYKYVEESASLPGYPVSITIGNAIKNRASNEEILTILKDVPNPNQDDDEDEGDSFNPLKVDVFLQTLLHLAAKSFSHSFSALGKFHEILKNLTESDEGKLHILKVVYQVWKNHPQMIAVLVDKMIRTQIVDCAAVANWLFSQDMAHEFTRLYIWEILHSTIRKMNKHVQKIQKELEEAKDKLDKQQNKKPKDSGDEEDMEKNSEDEEGQLEEQIERLQEKVEAAQSEQKNLFLVIFQRFIMLLTEHLVRCETGSVDVSTPWYKNCVERLQEIFRMHHATIQQYMGTLENLLFTAELDHHILAVYQQFCALKF
- the slc49a3 gene encoding solute carrier family 49 member A3, which translates into the protein MESDQVDLLDQVEQVDQVDQVDQVDQVDQVDQVDQVEHVDQVDPVDFSSSSELSSPVQAQVEDSSPNEDLKKLLHFKVYKRRWLVLLVLCLLNCSNATLWLTFAPVADQSAQYLKVTLADINWLSLVYMVVSIPLSFGTTWMLDTLGLRFTLILGSWLNMFGAVMRIMGSPPQFFYVPYEMVMTGQVLAALAQPLIIFTPTKMAALWFPDHQRATANMLASMANPLGLLVANVVSPAIADHPSRIPYLMLAYAVPSCFICFLATVSIRSSAPPTPPSASAEFSNSESFVEGVKLLLKNRAYMLLLLCFGSGVGIFTCFSTLLDQILCVQGYTNDFAGLCGALFIVFGIVGAAFLGLYVDKSKRFIESIKINMSLSTLAGIAFSVVCLMQRQNVAVAVACSLFGFFGFSTYPVAMELSVECSYPVGEASTAGLIFISGQIFSIGYTGLLQYLATPLADSPRSTCGVVSQSWKVSMMVLAGFSTFFTVLFVVFFHTRYKRLEAEKDPTYGHKRDHGSVPPAPLSVDT
- the tstd2 gene encoding thiosulfate sulfurtransferase/rhodanese-like domain-containing protein 2, which codes for MASICSEFQDCEKEKSTSTGYRFKEEKQLCAPLRRLYNLNKRKAFAAFVSSKREAGPEAGSSQYWRCCGFTFTEHATVHRHVARTHAGEIQRLAWAHYELTLSREEEDDAQPGEESSSENFSAWMPDISHIPEEQLENGPGKVLLYYKYCHVEDPHIICAWQTALCQRLRLTGKVRLSSEGINGTVGGTRVATEVYVDAMCSHPHFHMVKEDFKTSDGGPRCFPELKVGVFKEIVPMGLDPEVLSYRLAGAHLEPEEFHKEVETLLAEGDEHSDTVLLDCRNFYESKIGQFSGCLAPDIRKFSYFPDYVDKNLELFRDKKVLMYCTGGIRCERGSAYLCSKNVCKEVYQLKGGIHKYLERFPDGFYRGKLFVFDERYAISTNDDVIGVCRYCAHPWDRYQLCTTRFCRQLVLSCPACRSEGRTACCLGCAAGGARRKEECQCTDGRPRIPQDVMENDKLLL